The Cucurbita pepo subsp. pepo cultivar mu-cu-16 chromosome LG08, ASM280686v2, whole genome shotgun sequence genome contains a region encoding:
- the LOC111800137 gene encoding zinc finger protein ZAT2-like, with protein MGKRKAADGDGDCDGSDRKNRFKCGFCGSEFRSEKALHGHMRSHPERNWRGMNPPVSAAAVTATGSFSSSSSSSGGVDHEVRDRDCYSPLLTWSTTACRGRRPIGSSSSASSGVVDATDTGKENTDALLRNEYPCDFCGEAFASPQALGDHKSSCPCKPTENGPQETKLLGFDLNELPPEDGEA; from the coding sequence ATGGGAAAGCGGAAAGCAGCGGACGGTGACGGCGACTGTGATGGAAGTGATCGTAAGAACAGATTCAAATGCGGCTTCTGCGGGAGCGAGTTCAGATCGGAGAAGGCGCTGCATGGTCATATGAGGTCTCATCCTGAGCGGAATTGGAGGGGAATGAATCCGCCAGTTTCCGCCGCTGCTGTTACTGCTACCGGAAGCTTCTCGTcgtcctcctcctcttctggCGGCGTTGATCATGAGGTTCGCGATCGGGATTGTTATAGTCCGTTATTAACCTGGTCTACCACCGCCTGTAGAGGACGGAGGCCTATTGGCTCCAGCAGCTCTGCTTCTTCTGGTGTTGTTGATGCCACTGACACTGGGAAAGAGAACACGGACGCGCTTTTGAGGAACGAATATCCGTGCGATTTCTGCGGCGAAGCGTTTGCGTCTCCACAGGCATTGGGAGACCACAAGTCTAGCTGCCCCTGCAAACCTACAGAAAATGGACCACAAGAAACTAAGCTACTCGGCTTTGATCTCAACGAGCTGCCTCCAGAGGACGGTGAAGCATGA